In a single window of the Pseudohongiella acticola genome:
- a CDS encoding NosR/NirI family protein → MTRQLQLATLFIALLVSASAVFAQTPFSREVDELLLQQVMPAADRFSAKAGTPPVFTAFAADPATGNETVIGYVFQTSDLPPEEIGFSSTIDVLVGLNTAATVTAIKVLDYNESFRSSRGDFLSIRPFQEQFRRKPLTDSFRVGRDIDGVSRATISSWAATRGVYNAARRVAQSYLASSGFSAAADTTSNAREHLAPLSWEDMITQGQIQVMNARLPDETVLSLSFAYMGHEVLGEILVGNDAYSRAERDASGRFDDGKLMLVGIGGNASEPFRQERFSIQQGDVVFPMPRRQTVYAGSADQGRIAGQANFAVAMILAPELDLAQPFTVYYDPQNGELPYSIDITLQGIALDLALGRDIRAPGDVAPEDMMQASAGGLLTDINWTRVLPLTLLLGLVMTAFLRKDARLRWLALSITLVYLGFINGGFLSVSHITNTIKLGPSMILSDLPLLMIVAFTLITTLIWGRVFCSSLCPFGALQDILSRFVPKGWQRTVPAYIHDRALYLKYIILALIILMALVQSDVSIFQYFEPFGTLFFYSTSVVLWIILIAIVLASAVVKRFYCRYMCPLGAALGVMSLISLRRIRRVPQCTVCKVCEHACPTGAIRNEQIDFKECVRCDICESKLIAKAGVCKHSVESLTARGVQLLPVNQLD, encoded by the coding sequence TCATGCCTGCGGCCGACCGGTTCAGCGCAAAAGCAGGCACTCCGCCGGTGTTCACTGCGTTCGCTGCTGACCCCGCTACCGGCAACGAAACCGTGATTGGTTACGTTTTTCAGACCTCTGACTTGCCGCCTGAAGAAATTGGTTTCAGTTCAACCATCGATGTACTTGTGGGTCTGAATACCGCTGCCACCGTGACTGCAATCAAGGTGCTGGATTACAACGAATCGTTCAGGTCCAGTCGCGGCGACTTCCTCTCCATACGCCCATTTCAGGAACAGTTCCGGCGCAAACCTTTAACAGATTCGTTTCGGGTAGGGCGCGACATTGATGGTGTATCACGCGCCACCATCAGCAGCTGGGCTGCCACACGAGGAGTCTATAATGCAGCTCGACGCGTGGCGCAATCCTACCTCGCCAGCAGTGGCTTTTCTGCGGCCGCTGATACTACCAGCAATGCAAGGGAACACCTGGCACCGTTGAGCTGGGAGGACATGATAACGCAGGGTCAGATCCAGGTCATGAATGCCCGCCTGCCCGATGAAACTGTGCTGTCTTTGTCATTTGCCTATATGGGCCATGAAGTGCTGGGCGAGATTCTGGTTGGCAATGATGCCTACTCCCGTGCCGAGCGCGATGCCAGCGGTCGCTTTGACGATGGAAAATTGATGCTGGTCGGCATCGGCGGCAATGCGTCTGAACCCTTCCGTCAGGAGCGGTTTTCGATCCAGCAGGGAGATGTCGTTTTTCCCATGCCGCGACGGCAGACGGTCTACGCCGGCAGTGCCGATCAGGGCAGGATTGCTGGCCAGGCCAACTTTGCCGTTGCCATGATTCTCGCACCAGAGCTGGATCTTGCGCAACCGTTTACCGTCTACTACGACCCGCAAAACGGCGAACTACCTTACTCGATCGATATCACCTTGCAGGGCATTGCGCTGGACCTGGCATTGGGGCGTGACATTCGGGCTCCGGGCGACGTGGCCCCTGAAGACATGATGCAGGCGTCTGCCGGCGGGCTGTTAACTGACATCAACTGGACCCGGGTTCTGCCGTTGACTCTACTGTTGGGGTTGGTGATGACAGCCTTCCTGCGCAAGGATGCCAGGCTGCGCTGGCTCGCGCTCAGTATTACGCTGGTTTATCTGGGCTTTATCAACGGTGGTTTCCTGTCAGTCTCCCACATCACCAATACCATCAAACTGGGGCCGTCAATGATACTTAGCGACCTGCCGCTGTTGATGATCGTGGCGTTCACGCTGATCACCACACTGATCTGGGGACGGGTGTTCTGTTCCTCACTATGCCCCTTCGGTGCCTTGCAGGACATACTCTCCCGCTTTGTACCCAAAGGCTGGCAGCGCACCGTGCCAGCCTATATTCACGACAGGGCGCTGTATTTGAAGTACATCATTCTGGCGCTGATCATCCTCATGGCGCTGGTGCAAAGCGATGTCAGCATTTTTCAGTACTTTGAACCGTTTGGCACCCTGTTTTTCTACAGCACATCGGTTGTGTTATGGATCATTCTGATTGCAATTGTGCTGGCGTCGGCAGTCGTCAAGCGCTTCTACTGCCGTTACATGTGTCCGCTGGGTGCGGCGCTGGGAGTAATGTCCCTGATCAGCCTGCGTCGGATCAGACGCGTACCACAATGCACTGTGTGCAAAGTCTGCGAACACGCCTGCCCGACCGGTGCCATTCGTAACGAACAGATTGATTTCAAGGAATGTGTGCGTTGTGATATCTGTGAAAGCAAGTTGATTGCTAAAGCGGGGGTCTGTAAGCACAGCGTGGAATCGTTGACGGCACGCGGGGTACAACTGTTGCCAGTCAATCAACTTGATTGA